AGAGGCATTTTGTAAGTTAAGACCATGCATGTAATCCAATCTTATTTGATTTAGATCAAACCTGCCCTTTGGGTTATTCAAAACTTTGAACTCAGATTGGGATCTAtttgatccaaaaaaaaaaacattattattaggaTCCCATCAGAAGTGTGGACTCAGTTGTGATTTGAACcgaataaaataaacttttatttttttaagtaaataatcaCAAACGTAATGGTTACTCATGATGATATATAAATTCCTTCATATTTGAAGCCTATATAAAGCATGTCACATGAGATAtggtaaataacaacaacaaaataatatcaAAGTAACGTTGTATTAGAACAacctaaaaaatataaaatgtttgttgattacagtttttctgtttctaaccattaaaataaaaaaaacgactGTTTGTGGCCACTGGTATTTTACTTACCATTTGTTCTTTGCTAAGCCATAGGCTACACGGTTGGTTCCAATAAGCTCTGGTAAACAGTATTTGGTAAGTCCTGTAATCCTGAAATTTGGTATTTATCGCAGTGATCTAACCcaatgttacttttaaaaaaactgtCACAAAAGTAGGATATATAAGTTAATCCTGGATAGCGGAACATGGGATTTCCAAATATAAATCAATTTGATCTAGATTAATTTTTTGGGAAAAAACTGGGCCCTGGTTCTGTGAGCACAAACGAGTAAGACAATAACAATATCAAATACAAACAGAGCACATATAGGTAAATCGTATTTAGTTGAGAGCGATGCCCAGCTGCACATAATCTTTCTCTAACAGCTTCTCTAATTGTGCTATTCAATTTAGATCGTTCAGTAGCTGTTTATAGTGATAATCGTGCGTGACATATTTACAGTTCACATGAGGAGTGATCCACCAAATCTGTCTAAACCTCCTTATACAGAGAAGATAAACATCAACAAGCAACTTTATTAACTTTTTGAGCTAAACGcgccatttattttaatttgttgtgtattttaaacaaaatggTTAAGAATGATTGAATGGCGCATCGTCTAAAACAACTTTGTTAGGCTACCTCGTTTAGAAATCAGGCAAAAAGTttgatgatataatacatttctCATTATGTGCAATATTCGTATCTTTATTTTTGTGAATGAGGAGAATGTGTGGAAATTTTGTGAAAAGCAGAGGAACTTCTTTTTGTATGATGCGTCTTACGTGGACTAAACTGTACAGTTatgagaatttttattttaataatttaggtAGGCCTAAAAACAGACGATGTAAAATTTAAATACGAACAATCAATAATTACTTTTAGTTAGATGCTATAATTTGTTcttaactgcaaaaaaaagtgtatggGACAAAGAAGAGAAATATAATGTTCACTTGCATTTGGCATTAGAAAAAATGTCTCAGGTTTATTTGACTTAATGGCATCACAATCAAATACAGGCCAACGgagacaattttattttaaaaaaaataaaaagagagaaaaaaggtgAACAACATCTAAAAAGTGCCATTTCAACTCTTTACATTTGGTGTTTCTCACAGCTCACATATCTCTTATCAAACATTAAAGGAGAGCTGAAGAGAACACGGTGATCGTATTTGATCTGCTGAGGGAAAGTCAGTCCAAACTGAGGTCCTGGAGATAGTCGAGGCCTTTTCGCCGAGACTAAGTGGTTCTCTTCTGCTGAAACGGGGTAAAAACACTCCACTGCGGCATACAGGTGTTTTCTCTTGGTCGCTGCACACCGCGCTTCTCTGTAGTGTGGATGTTCCTCCATCTGCGTGCTGCGCATGCGTTTCACTTCATAGTCACTCTTTAGCAAAGATTCAATGGAAAACGGGCCTGTAAACTTGACTTCGCTTTTGTTTTCAGTGACCTTGCAGACTGGCACGAGTGTCTCATGAACAGATGAATTATCTTCACATTTATGTATCCGTTGTACTTGAACGTCTGTGTCAGAACACATGTGCATGATATATTTGAAATGTCGTTGAAACATTTTTGGAGTAATGCAACTCTCGTCCACTTTCCAGAAATTCTTTTTAGGATTTGGACAATCTGGATCGACTggcacctgaacacacacataaaaaacgaAATGGTTTATTATACTTGTAAGacttgcatttcgttgcctcCATACAATTAAAGGTTAAATTTGATAAACTCACCTTCACAAAACACTTTTTTGCGGACAGACAGACTCTGATGTTGTTCTCAAAGCTTCTTTTTTCTCCAAACACGTATGGTTCCAGCTTCGTCATTATctacacaaacaaatgaaaacgTTAGCCAAGTTTACAGAAAAGTGAAATTTAGGAAACAGTAGTAGATTTCGCAGATTTACCTGTTTGAACGTGAGCTTCTTGTCTGGTGATTCTTGAATTGCATAGGCAATAAGTCCGGTGTATGTTCCTGCCGCGCACTGCTTCAATCTCCTCGGAGCTCTACTGGACTGCGCCAGAAAACTGCTGAACTCTGCGGTCTCTCCGTTAGTCATGATGAGCTCCAGATCCAAACTAAGAATAAAGACTGAGAAAAAAGGGCTCCATTTATGTCCAGACTATGTCTTTCAGTGGGTCTACGAGTGTTAATGAGGCCACCATTGAATGGAATTCAGGAAAACGAGGTGTTAATAGCGGTTGTTTTTAAGgctaaacaaaaagaatgaggCTATTTGTTGATTTAAAAGAAGTATTTTGTACTTGTGGAAGACGACTTGCTTGTAATGAGCTTCAGGTGGAGTAAAAGATCAAGTAAACAAAGGAGTCTATTATAGTTTGAATAACGTTGCAATCTTAAACACACATTGCTTTAATAATAGTTACAAAATAAATCTTATTGAAAACTTGTTTCTgcatagtcttttttttttttaaatatccgaAATATTGATACTGCGTGTATACCATCttctgtcattttaaatgaaaaaaactaCGCCTATATATACCTCATCCAGAGCAAGTCCCTGATTCTTAAATGTCCAAACTATTTCCAcacattcttaaaaataatatatatgaagGAACTATTtagattattaatataaatagtaGGCCTTGTTCCTATACCCAGATAGTTCACCCCGTCGTCTTATACTGTTTCCAAATAGGCGAATTATTAAAATGTAGAATTACTGTAAATGTAACGATTATCACCCAAAATAAACGATCTAAGTTGCCTACAATGCAATTAGAAAAGTCGTTGGTGGAAAAATATTTCGCTCACTTCGCGGTAAACACTTTTCGGCCATTTATGTGTTTTGTCATGTGATATGGATCATATTTAGTCACATATAATAGACTTCAATGGGGGAGAAAATGCTCCATGTTCTTCACTTTAACTATGGAATTGAGACTCATTCTTTTTACAGTCGTTATAATTAATTACAAGTAAAGTTGGACAGAAATTTGGGTTTTTTTCTGGTTGATGTTTAGGTATTTACATTGTGTTTTAGAATGtcccatttcttttttttttttttttgcatgagaaAAATGTCTTCagatttataatgcattttagaCTATGATAATTACACAAAACATTACAATCAAATGaagaaatatataacaaaaataaagtgcAATTCTAACTATTTATtcgtgtttatttattataactatttatttaagcTCTTTCTTGTTTCACTAGCTCACAAATCAGTGGGTCCATAAGTGTTAATGAGATCATTAATACTGGGATTCGTAAAAACGAGAAGTTAATGGTGGGCGTTTTCATATAGCTACAACTCAAAACATAGGATGAATAATAAGCCTTGCTAAAAGAATGAGGTTAATATTTGTTAGTTTAGCCTACTTTATAACATTAGTATTTGAATGTTATCACATTTCATTTTGAACAAACGAATCGCGCTGGCAAGCAGTGGGTTGTAAAATTGTAAATAGCCTAACTTCAAAAACGGGGGTATCAAAACAAAAAGTGCAGTTGGgctagtaagtaaataaatacatctcTCAGAATGTGTTCAATCAAAAAAAGTAGGCCTATATATTTACCATATTACCTCAGAAGACATGCATAGCCTATATTTAGAGCCATAAGCTTATTTTTATGACAAAAGGAGCAGGTGTGAATCAACTTCTGAAGACTATATCGTTTAGTTGTTCATTTAGACTACTTGCTCAAACCCCCTCAATATGAACTCAAACTGAGGTTTTGGAAGCCAATTTGAATGGACTGATAGTTTAAGTTTGAATCATATTTTCGGGACTTTCTAatgcaggggtgaccaaccctgttcctgcagATCGACCTTCCTGTAGATTTCAGTTGCAATCCATATCATACATGCACCTGTCTGttattatcaagtgctgttcaggtcctaattagttggttcaggtgtgtttgatcagggttggagctgaacttttcaggaaggtcgatctccaggaacagggttgagcaccactgctctAATGATTGAATATGTCAAAAGAAATGAAAGGATTTAAGATAGACATGCATttgaaacaaaacacatttttagttTAAAGCAATATACAGTTAACGAAACAATGAATAGATATGCAGGAATATTTATATAACCATGTGGCAAAGACCAAattaacaagcaaaaaatacaaGCAGATTAGAAACCTGAAATTAGAAACCAATACATTGGCTACTTGTATTTAGTTGGGAACGATGCCTAACTGCACATTTTCTTTCGCTAACGTGTTTTCTAATTGTGTTTTATGAAAGTTAGACCGTTCAACATTTATGCTGATAATCGTACAAGTGTTATATTTGCAATTCACATGAGGAGTGAATTTTCGCGCAACACCTCATTGACTCGCCGGAACGACAAATTCCCTGAAGTTCCTTACGGACAAGATATATTGTAACAAACAACAGTCTGATTGTAAGGCGAATCGCTTTATTGTAAcattatacacatttattatCCTTTGTCATGTCGTTATAACTGGAAGTCCGCGCGGACCtactatatatatacttatacagGGAAGGAAACAATGAATGAAGGAAGCGCTTCGTCTGAATATAAAATGATCACCCCGTCCAGAAACCAATGTGTTTACACCAGCTGTTACTGGTAAGTGAAAATATTGGTAACATTATTTCATATTGAAAACGCACCATATTCATAcatgtattttaatgtttgttgCAGTGAGGAGAATGTGTGGAAATTATGCGAAAATATCAAGAATCAGAGATATTGTCCTTTGGAAGAGGTGTATGCAGTCTTTATATCTAATGAAAGAAAGAAGGTGAGGTTCATCTTCacacaaacatttttacatttagtgTAATGTAACGTTACAGTTTTCTATTttctatatacactcaccggccactttattaggtattaggttgttcaactgctcattaacgcaaatcaataatcagccaatcacatggcagcaactcaatgcattttggcatgtagacatggtgaagacgaTCTTCTGCATTTCAAACcgagcaccagaatggggaagaaaagggatTTAAGCGACTTTAGgcaaagaccacaccgggtgccagtCCGGTCAGTCaagaacaggaaacagaggctacaattcacacaggcttaccaaaattttacaatagaagattgaaaaaaacgttgcctggtctgatgagtcttgatttctgctgcaacattaggatggtagggtcaaaatttggcaacatgaaagcatggatctatcccgCCTTGTATCAATGTTtcaggtggtggtggtgtaatagtgtgggtgatattttcttggcacactttgggcccattagtacaaattgagtatcgtgtcaacgccacagcctacctgagtactctTGCCGACCATggccatccctttatgaccacagtgtacccatcttctgatggctacttccagcaggatatcgCAACAtttcataaagcacgaatcatctcagactggtttcttgaacatgaaaataagttcactgtacccaaatggcctccacagtgaccagaactcaatccaatagagcacctttgggatgtggtggtacgggagatttgcatcatggatgtgagccgacaaatctgcagcaaccatgggatgctatcatgtcaatgtcgACCAAAATCTCTTGAgcaatatttctagtaccttgttgaatctatgccttgaaggattaaggcagttctgaaggcaaaaggggtccaacccagtactagtaaggtgtatctaataaagtggccggtgactgtacagtgtatatataatatatgtgtgtgtgtgtgtgtgtaaaaattaTGTAATATTTCAGATACCTATTTGGAAACAAAGGTCCGGTCGAGGGGATGAACCAGTTATTTGGGTAggatctttatatatatatatatatatatatatatatatatatatatatatatatatatatatatatatatatataattttttttaaggtaatctATTGATATAAAAATATTGTCTTCCATTTAGGATTACCATGTTATTCTTCTACACGCAAGTAAACAAGGACCGAGCTTTATTTACGATTTAGACACCATTCTTCCCTTTCCTTGTTCACTTGATGTATATTCAAAGGAGGCCTTTCAGTCTGACGAGCATTTGAGACCTGCTTTCTGGAGGCAAGTATTATCTGGCCAATCTGCAATTTACAATAGACGAAATAATGTTCCATCTGCCATCAGTGTAAGtacttattaattttataaaagaAAAGGGCATAATAAAATGTGATGACAAAAttgtataaagatttaaaaatgaattagGATTTTGAAGCTTCATGTTATTCATTTAGTATGTCATCacattattcttgttttaaaaatACTAAGTATTTTAAACCACTGTTACACTTAACTACATTTTAGAGCGCATCTTATGTAAATTGTGGGAATGCACAATAGTCaattcaccagcatggaccacgccacactttgagatagactttattgtagggatgaaagAATTGGTAAGTGAACAGTGTGATGAAGGGCAAtggaagtaagaggataaacgGTGAACAGGTTGGTAGGTTGATCGGGTCCTatgatgatgcccagagactcaaGAGTGGGGGTACAGTCTCTGTGGTATTTTGatagagtgattggacccccgATTCACCATAGGAGGGAAGAGATTATTATAGGTATTGTAAATGGTAGGCAAGGAAATAGAGGGTGGGTTCGAGAGAACGAGAAGAACTGTGCTAGAGGtctggtctgccttaaataaattttagggagtaggtgattggttaaggagacaaagtgaggCGTGGTCCCGCTGCCAAATCTTTAActccatttaaattatttttactttCAGTATAATATTTTTTGCTACCCAAActacccaaaaattttaatatactattagcttttatttttttcaaatgcttAAACTTCTGTCTttgagtaatattattattaataataataataataataataataatattagccaTTTCAGTCTTGGTTGAATGTAATCACTGAGCTCTTTGCTGTTTTAGGAAACTTCGAGTCATACCGGGGAACACTTATTTAAAGGAGTTTGCTTCTGATCGGTCTCATATGAAGGACTCCGATGGGAACTGGCGTATGCCACCTCCAGCATATCCATGTTTAGAGACATCAGGTTTGTTATGTATAGATCTGTTGCAGATTTTTGTACAGCAAATACTATAATTTGATTTATTCTTCCATTTACACTCTTACACTGAATCCGTGTCCTTTTCAGAATCCAAAATGAATCTTGATGACTTCATCTGCATGGATCCCCGAGTGGGATATGGAGAGGTTTACAGCCTTTCAGACTTTGTTAAACACTTTGgagtaaagtaatgttttttgccaacacaaaaaaaaatgtacataaacagAGCCCCAGGGAAAGATCTCCTATTATGACGGACAATGATGTGACTAagcaggcctcaaaaaacacatttatagcCTGTGAAATTCTTTTTACTTATTGAACAGTTGACAATGTGACTTATAGTCAGGTAGAAAAGTCACAGAAAGGACAGTCATTGTTGTCATTTGTTGATGATGTGTATCTTTttataaagaaatcagttacACAGATGTACAGATAATAAAAATGCAGAACttaaacaaacaaccaaaccgAAATGCGAAACTGTGTAAGCAGTTGTAGTGCTGTAGTTTAAGCAATGGCTGCCAGGTAATCCTTCACCTCAGTGGGTGACAGTCTGCGAAACCCTGCTTCATTACAGATGCCCACCTCAATGTTGTCTTCTGTCATCTGACCTTCAAAACTTTCCTGTTGATAAAGAGAAAACACTATAATGTGGCCTCGTCGAGATTGACTTGAACTGGGGTTTTTTGATCTGCTCAGTTATTTGAGATGATTGCAATAAAAATGACATGCAAACAAGGGAATGCATTTTAGTTGAAAAGCAGAAAAAGTGCTTCTCTTTTAGTTTAGCTTTCAGCAGAAATGCTCCTTCTAAACAGTTGAAATATGCACAGACTCCATTATTGCACACACATGCTCAATATATCTTTATAAAACCTGGGATATCCTGCAAAAGCTGAATCCTACAATAATAACTTAATATGTTTTGAAATTTACAACAGAGGCtttagatcacaggtgtcaaaaTGCTGGGGGCCACAGCTCTACAGTTaggtccaaccctaattaaacacacccgaTCTAACTAATTGAAACCTTCAGTCTTGTTTGAGTTAATAGTTTAAGGATTATCTCACCTTCAAAGTTAAGATGGCAGTGTGTATAGCATCTTCAAGTTCCAGATCTTCATTATATCTGTAAGAAAACAAAGCCGTGCTGTACAACTTTTGCAAAATAACTTATGTCATAAAATCAATAACGATTTGCCAAATATCAATTATTCAAGCTGCTAAAGTGTACAACGTGATACCTTTTTTCTAGGAACGTTTTTCCATTCACATAGTTCTTTCCCATTGCTGTTGCTTTCCAGGCGAAGTATGCTCCCTGTGGGATATCAGAGAAATGCATGACATTATAATGTGATGTGATCAAATAAATGAGCAGTAAATAaaacgttttttatttattgtaccgATGGGTCTGACTGAAATAAGTATGGTCGGTCTTCGTCCCACCCAGCAATAAGGAGAGACACTCCAAATGGGCGCACGCCTCTATAAAACACAACAGTAAATTACTTTAGGGACTTTGTGTCTAGTAGAGTAACAATAGACAAGAAGGAAACATACCCTGACTGTGTGTATTCTTGCATAACAGAAGCCACTCTCTGCACCAGCTGGCCTGTTGGGATTGGCTCTTGATAGACCAGGAAATACTGCTGAGCCAGCTTTCTTGCTCTTCTGACCAGCACCCTGTCAAAAAACAGAGATaatttctattgaccttattctgttaagtgcgctcgtttttgttattgtttttgttgttttagaacttctgattcagtggCCTATGGCTGAAATTACTAGGAATATTAAATGGCTGAAatcggtcaaactacttgctttacAAATAAGTGTCCATGActgtacataaaaagtagaataatataaaaagaaagtatcagtttgcaatatcaagcagcataacaagtgGGTTGTAACGTCTAGAAATCAGTGgaaatgaatgagaccggaagtgttgagccaaaaagattccaatgcaTGATGGCAGGTTCAGCTATAAGGCCCATTCCAGAATTTATGCATTTATACATCATATCAACCatttgttctaaaaaaaaaaattatatatatttataaataatgttatttaataccTGTAATCGGGGCCCATTCCACTGTACACCATGCCAATGTGTTTGGTTATCGGTTCAACTTTGTGCACGCTCTGTTCATCGTACAGTATGGACTTTTGTTTCTTCTCTGTTGCCAGCACAACTCCATTTgatgctgcaaaaaaaaattacaaaaggggccttgaaaacaaatgtacaattaatgttatattattggAGAATCCATACCGTCAGTATGTTCTCAAACCCATAGAAATGTACTATAATTAAGAACATCAGACACTCGTTATGTGTAAAGACATAATACGCGCTATTAtgacccctttttacaagatgtaaaataaatctctgatgtcccttgagtgtgtatgtgacgttTCATCTAAAAATAGCCCACAATAAttgtaactctttgaaactgattcttttaggctttgatccaaattgctAATTGATTGTCGCTTTAAATTGAAATGAGATTGTTGTCGCAGCATGCTTTTCAAcggagggcggagctacaaatgcctgtgtgccAGCATAGCAGCAGACTTAAAACAGGACTAACATGTCtgtgaaatctgaaaatgtcgAAATAAGTGGCAAACATGAAGGTGGTTTATAGAGACTACAGTGTTCATTTATGCATCCTAAAACACCATATTTAAAATGCCTCTAAAATTATCTTTGGCAGATACAGTGTGAAAACTCTAGtggcggacggctgcttctctGTCTATGCAAGTCACTAATGACAGGGACTTTTTCCCTCCAATGACATGTACAATGGGaaaatgtcaaagtgtttctgcccactgtttttattaagtgtgattataaaaattggaatgaatttttattattagaggctggctatattctcACACTGTTGCGATAAacatgatttttgcataataagtccCCTTTAAAGCCAGACTAAATCATGACTGCTCTGATCCGCAGCGTAGAGTACATAAGTGCAAGACCACTTTTTCAGAAAGGCTGCTTT
This DNA window, taken from Danio aesculapii chromosome 19, fDanAes4.1, whole genome shotgun sequence, encodes the following:
- the LOC130247089 gene encoding forkhead box protein Q1-like, whose amino-acid sequence is MTNGETAEFSSFLAQSSRAPRRLKQCAAGTYTGLIAYAIQESPDKKLTFKQIMTKLEPYVFGEKRSFENNIRVCLSAKKCFVKVPVDPDCPNPKKNFWKVDESCITPKMFQRHFKYIMHMCSDTDVQVQRIHKCEDNSSVHETLVPVCKVTENKSEVKFTGPFSIESLLKSDYEVKRMRSTQMEEHPHYREARCAATKRKHLYAAVECFYPVSAEENHLVSAKRPRLSPGPQFGLTFPQQIKYDHRVLFSSPLMFDKRYVSCEKHQM
- the ntaq1 gene encoding protein N-terminal glutamine amidohydrolase, coding for MNEGSASSEYKMITPSRNQCVYTSCYCEENVWKLCENIKNQRYCPLEEVYAVFISNERKKIPIWKQRSGRGDEPVIWDYHVILLHASKQGPSFIYDLDTILPFPCSLDVYSKEAFQSDEHLRPAFWRKLRVIPGNTYLKEFASDRSHMKDSDGNWRMPPPAYPCLETSESKMNLDDFICMDPRVGYGEVYSLSDFVKHFGVK
- the psma2b gene encoding proteasome_alpha_type_2 domain-containing protein encodes the protein MAERGYSFSLTTFSPSGKLVQIEYALAAVAAGAPSVGIKASNGVVLATEKKQKSILYDEQSVHKVEPITKHIGMVYSGMGPDYRVLVRRARKLAQQYFLVYQEPIPTGQLVQRVASVMQEYTQSGGVRPFGVSLLIAGWDEDRPYLFQSDPSGAYFAWKATAMGKNYVNGKTFLEKRYNEDLELEDAIHTAILTLKESFEGQMTEDNIEVGICNEAGFRRLSPTEVKDYLAAIA